In one Bacteroidales bacterium genomic region, the following are encoded:
- a CDS encoding dicarboxylate/amino acid:cation symporter: MKKIELHWQILIALILAVLFGIFFKGYVGYVSWMGEIFLRALKMIIIPLIISSIISGITNIGNADNIGRLGIKTIIYYLTTSVFAIFTGLVLVNIFKPGIGADLNLKQQVDLGMESDTLATTLIKIIPDNIFNAMSSNGQMLSVIFFAMLFGFFITRVKTDYQEMLTGFFNAVFEVMMKLTLFIIKFTPFGIFGLVAEKVAQQNDLSGLMQSMGLYMLVVITGLAIHSIITLPLLVKLVGKTKPMKHFRCMQTPLLTAFSTSSSSATLPLTIQAVENNSGVSNKICSFTLPLGATINMDGTALYECVAVIFIAQAYGVELSFVQQVIVVITALLASIGAAGIPMAGLVMITIVLSAVGLPLEGVGLILAVDRILDMFRTTVNVWSDTCGAVIIAKIEGEMLKTD, encoded by the coding sequence ATGAAAAAAATTGAGCTGCACTGGCAAATTCTGATTGCATTGATTCTTGCCGTTTTATTCGGAATTTTTTTTAAAGGTTATGTTGGTTATGTTTCATGGATGGGCGAGATTTTTCTCAGGGCGCTCAAAATGATCATTATTCCACTCATCATCAGTTCCATTATATCGGGTATCACGAACATAGGAAATGCAGATAACATTGGCAGACTTGGCATCAAAACAATCATTTATTATTTGACAACAAGTGTTTTTGCAATCTTCACAGGGCTTGTTCTTGTCAATATTTTCAAGCCGGGAATAGGTGCAGACCTGAATTTGAAACAACAAGTGGATCTTGGTATGGAGAGTGACACCCTTGCCACAACGCTGATTAAAATAATTCCTGACAACATTTTCAATGCGATGTCTTCCAATGGTCAGATGCTTTCGGTTATATTTTTTGCCATGTTGTTTGGTTTTTTCATCACCCGCGTAAAGACTGATTATCAGGAAATGTTGACAGGTTTTTTCAACGCTGTTTTTGAGGTCATGATGAAACTGACATTGTTTATCATTAAATTCACACCGTTCGGTATTTTTGGGCTTGTAGCCGAGAAAGTAGCTCAACAGAACGATTTGTCTGGACTGATGCAAAGTATGGGTCTTTATATGTTGGTAGTCATTACAGGGCTTGCAATTCACTCGATCATTACCCTTCCGTTACTCGTGAAATTAGTTGGTAAAACAAAACCAATGAAGCATTTCAGGTGTATGCAAACACCTTTACTTACTGCATTTTCCACCTCTTCCTCAAGTGCAACGCTACCACTTACAATTCAGGCTGTGGAGAACAATTCAGGGGTTTCAAACAAAATATGCAGTTTCACCTTGCCTTTAGGTGCAACTATCAACATGGACGGAACGGCACTGTATGAATGCGTTGCTGTAATTTTCATAGCCCAGGCTTATGGAGTAGAGCTTAGCTTCGTTCAGCAAGTCATTGTTGTTATTACGGCGTTGCTCGCCTCAATTGGAGCTGCAGGAATCCCGATGGCCGGACTGGTGATGATAACTATTGTTCTTTCTGCTGTCGGACTACCTTTAGAAGGGGTTGGGCTGATTTTGGCAGTTGACCGCATTCTCGACATGTTCAGAACCACTGTAAATGTATGGAGCGATACATGTGGGGCTGTGATCATTGCAAAGATTGAAGGCGAAATGCTGAAAACAGATTAA
- a CDS encoding T9SS type A sorting domain-containing protein, giving the protein MKIIQLLLLLGFLFFNSLVFSQHENIMIVNVDGPNEPTIAIDPNNTNRLIGGSNLNFYFYSDDGGYTWQYGVLTSASLGVWGDPVTMVDNNGHYYFFHLSNPPSGNWIDRIVCQKSTDGGVTWNEGTYMGLNGTKAQDKHWVIIDRNNGNIYVTWTQFDSYGSSNPSHRSNIMFSKSTDGGMTWSPALRINEVDGDCIDSDNTVEGSVPAVGPNGEIYASWSGPSGLVFDKSLDQGETWLENDIFISDLPGGWDIAIPGIYRANGFPVTVCDLSGGPNHGTIYINWSDQRNGEDDTDVWLIKSTDGGETWSERKRVNNDPPGNQQFFTWMTIDQVTGYLHVVFYDRRNYTDNQTDVYMAVSKDGGNTFFNYKVSEEPFIPNSWIFFGDYNNVTAHDNVIRPVWTRMHDGQRSIMTAIIDSQILSVENAQTPVIPFALEQNYPNPFYGSTGFSFRLKRASTISLKIFDLFGREVATLVDDEYRFPGNYTVHFDSRAYQLSPGVYYFSLSGNEVNQVRKMIIER; this is encoded by the coding sequence ATGAAAATTATACAGTTACTGTTACTGCTCGGTTTTTTATTCTTCAACTCATTGGTTTTTAGTCAACACGAAAACATTATGATTGTAAATGTGGATGGCCCGAATGAACCAACTATTGCTATTGATCCCAATAATACCAACCGACTGATAGGTGGATCCAACCTCAATTTCTATTTTTATTCTGACGACGGAGGCTACACCTGGCAATATGGTGTACTTACTTCTGCATCTCTGGGTGTTTGGGGCGACCCGGTAACTATGGTGGATAATAACGGACATTATTACTTTTTCCACCTCTCCAATCCGCCAAGCGGCAACTGGATCGACAGGATAGTCTGCCAGAAATCAACCGATGGTGGTGTTACCTGGAATGAAGGAACTTATATGGGGCTGAACGGTACTAAAGCCCAGGACAAACACTGGGTAATCATTGACCGGAACAATGGAAATATTTATGTAACATGGACCCAATTTGACAGTTATGGAAGTTCCAACCCAAGCCACCGAAGCAACATCATGTTTTCAAAATCAACTGACGGTGGAATGACTTGGTCGCCGGCGCTGAGGATAAATGAAGTGGATGGCGATTGTATCGACAGCGACAATACAGTGGAAGGATCGGTTCCGGCTGTTGGGCCAAACGGTGAGATTTACGCCTCATGGTCTGGGCCTTCCGGACTTGTTTTCGATAAATCCTTAGACCAGGGTGAAACCTGGCTTGAAAATGATATTTTTATTTCTGATCTTCCGGGAGGCTGGGACATAGCCATACCCGGGATTTACCGCGCTAATGGCTTCCCTGTGACTGTCTGTGACCTGAGCGGAGGACCCAATCATGGCACAATTTATATCAACTGGTCAGATCAGCGAAACGGAGAAGATGACACCGATGTATGGCTGATCAAATCCACCGATGGCGGCGAAACATGGTCGGAGCGAAAGCGGGTAAACAATGACCCGCCGGGCAATCAACAGTTTTTCACATGGATGACTATTGACCAGGTGACCGGCTACCTCCATGTTGTGTTTTACGACCGTCGAAATTATACAGATAACCAGACTGATGTGTATATGGCCGTTTCGAAAGATGGAGGTAATACCTTCTTCAACTATAAAGTAAGCGAAGAACCTTTCATACCCAACTCATGGATTTTCTTTGGTGACTATAACAATGTAACCGCACATGACAACGTAATCAGACCAGTATGGACTAGGATGCATGACGGGCAACGCAGCATAATGACCGCGATCATTGATAGCCAGATACTTTCAGTCGAAAACGCACAAACACCCGTCATTCCATTTGCCCTGGAGCAAAACTACCCAAACCCTTTTTATGGCAGCACAGGTTTTTCTTTCCGGTTAAAGCGGGCTTCAACAATTTCGTTGAAAATTTTTGATTTATTCGGACGTGAGGTGGCTACCCTGGTGGATGATGAATACCGATTTCCCGGCAATTATACAGTTCATTTCGATTCGAGGGCTTACCAGTTAAGCCCGGGCGTTTATTATTTTTCCCTTTCAGGAAACGAGGTTAACCAGGTCAGAAAAATGATCATCGAACGATAA
- a CDS encoding TetR/AcrR family transcriptional regulator encodes MENTEKAERIKRIVAKSVNLFKTYGIRSVSMDDIARELGMSKKTLYEHFDNKAELLSTALEVVLQEFTLWYDDLKEQNLNAIDELLSISKRVNDEYAKFSPSNIFDLKKYYPDVIKEHINNEKQITYTVLVENLRKGITGNIYRNDLDVDLIAGLYVQKIAVLHSGEFWSDANVTFEKIFEIMFENHIRGIVNPEGLEYFEQRKSQLIFKNLQ; translated from the coding sequence TTGGAAAATACTGAGAAAGCGGAAAGGATAAAAAGAATTGTTGCCAAAAGTGTGAATCTTTTCAAGACTTATGGCATCCGTAGCGTTTCGATGGACGATATTGCCAGGGAACTGGGTATGTCGAAAAAAACATTGTATGAGCATTTCGACAACAAAGCTGAATTGTTATCCACAGCATTGGAGGTTGTACTTCAGGAATTTACACTTTGGTATGATGATTTGAAAGAGCAGAATCTTAATGCTATTGACGAGTTGCTCAGTATCAGTAAAAGGGTGAATGATGAATATGCCAAATTTTCGCCGTCCAACATTTTCGACCTGAAGAAGTACTACCCTGATGTGATTAAAGAACACATCAACAACGAAAAACAAATCACCTATACAGTGCTGGTCGAAAACCTCCGCAAAGGTATAACAGGAAATATTTACCGCAATGACCTTGATGTTGATCTGATCGCAGGACTATACGTGCAGAAGATCGCAGTCTTACATTCCGGAGAATTCTGGAGCGATGCCAATGTGACTTTCGAAAAAATTTTTGAGATCATGTTTGAAAATCACATCAGGGGAATAGTTAATCCGGAAGGATTGGAATATTTTGAACAACGTAAATCACAATTAATTTTTAAAAACTTACAATGA
- a CDS encoding TolC family protein, whose product MKNLLSFLFSAVVILFNSLTAQEIASNDSVMRISLEDAKKFAFDNNYDIINAMKEIDIAREKVKETAAIGLPQVSGSIAYNDFINIPTQLIPGEFFGEEAGTFIPVKFGTKYNMSLSATASQLIFSGEYIIGLQAMRAIVDLSQKQHEKALIELVQNVSQSYYLVLIAERNKLIVDSLLESLTEIRDANVALYENGFAEDIDVDQVNLLISDLNATLMNIQNNLSVSKNMLKFQMGLKLENEIELTDNLDDLLGKVDQEVLVQSGFDYRRNIDYRILQNQQELTNLNLKRYKSLYLPRLYAFVNYAENAQRNEWNFMDMTQQWYTTTIFGVQMDIPIFESGNRSAKINQVKIQLDQLEVTDNKLQAGLNIQYSTVRNNFINAWKVMKNKEQGLELSQKIYDRTRLKVLEGVTSSIELQQIYTQFLNSERDYVMAVLDLLNNKLELERLNN is encoded by the coding sequence ATGAAAAATCTGTTGAGTTTTCTTTTTTCCGCTGTTGTTATATTGTTCAACAGCCTCACAGCGCAGGAAATCGCATCAAATGACTCGGTAATGCGTATCTCGTTGGAAGATGCGAAAAAGTTTGCATTCGACAATAATTACGACATCATCAATGCGATGAAAGAAATCGATATAGCTCGTGAAAAAGTGAAGGAAACGGCTGCTATTGGTTTACCACAAGTCAGTGGGTCGATTGCTTATAATGATTTTATCAACATTCCGACGCAACTCATCCCGGGTGAATTCTTTGGCGAGGAAGCAGGAACATTTATACCGGTAAAATTTGGAACGAAATACAATATGAGTCTTTCTGCCACGGCGAGCCAGCTGATTTTCAGCGGGGAGTACATTATCGGGTTGCAAGCCATGCGGGCTATTGTGGACTTGTCGCAAAAACAACACGAAAAAGCACTTATAGAATTGGTGCAAAATGTTTCACAATCCTATTACCTGGTGCTGATTGCCGAGCGAAACAAGCTAATTGTTGATTCTCTCCTCGAGTCGCTAACCGAAATCAGGGATGCCAATGTGGCGCTTTACGAAAATGGGTTTGCTGAAGATATTGATGTTGATCAGGTTAACCTGCTTATTTCTGATCTGAATGCCACGCTGATGAATATCCAAAACAATCTTTCCGTGTCGAAAAACATGCTTAAATTCCAGATGGGTCTCAAACTTGAAAATGAAATTGAACTCACCGATAATCTTGATGACCTGCTTGGAAAGGTTGACCAGGAAGTACTCGTGCAGTCAGGATTTGATTATCGTCGAAACATCGACTACCGTATTCTCCAAAACCAACAAGAATTGACCAATCTCAATCTTAAACGATATAAATCGCTTTACCTTCCAAGGCTTTATGCTTTTGTAAATTATGCCGAAAACGCACAGCGCAACGAATGGAACTTTATGGACATGACGCAGCAATGGTACACAACCACTATATTCGGAGTGCAAATGGACATTCCGATTTTTGAAAGTGGCAACCGCTCAGCAAAAATTAACCAGGTTAAAATACAACTTGACCAGCTTGAAGTAACTGACAACAAATTACAGGCAGGTCTGAATATTCAATACAGCACTGTAAGGAACAACTTCATCAATGCATGGAAAGTGATGAAAAATAAGGAACAGGGATTGGAACTTTCACAAAAAATTTACGACCGCACACGACTGAAAGTTCTTGAGGGAGTCACCTCCTCTATCGAATTGCAGCAAATCTACACGCAGTTCCTCAATTCAGAACGCGATTACGTAATGGCTGTGCTCGACCTGTTAAATAACAAACTTGAGCTGGAAAGATTAAATAATTAA
- a CDS encoding efflux RND transporter periplasmic adaptor subunit → MNFKILFRNEIKSAFLILFSVLIIAGCSAKTDDSSQLQKLISERNSLDNQIKEIEQRMAVSGDKTGKTDHVPSVNALVLKPELFSYFVKVRGKVESDNNIFVPAQRPNLVSRILVKEGDYVNSGQLMAELDNESILQSVKELENALELAQTLYERQKNLWEKKIGTEIQYLQAKTQVEDLQIKLKNVNTELEKTRIYSPIDGVVDHIAIKEGEAAIPNVGAIRVANFSSLKVRAKLAENMIGQVKRGDRATVEFPITGLSLDAKITAISNVIDPQNRTFDIELLLPDDKKINPNMLVIVTIKTYENTEAIIVPVNALQKSDDEIFVFIASKKNDQWIAELRKVTTGLFYNNQIEITSGLASDDVVITFGLNNVTLGEPVDLIFSAL, encoded by the coding sequence ATGAACTTTAAAATCCTATTCAGGAATGAAATTAAATCCGCATTTCTGATTCTGTTTTCGGTTTTAATTATTGCCGGATGTTCAGCAAAAACTGATGACTCATCCCAACTTCAGAAACTTATAAGTGAGCGTAACAGCTTAGATAACCAAATTAAAGAAATCGAACAGCGCATGGCTGTAAGTGGAGACAAAACCGGAAAAACAGATCATGTGCCATCGGTTAATGCTCTGGTGTTAAAGCCTGAGCTTTTTAGCTATTTTGTAAAAGTAAGAGGGAAAGTTGAGTCGGACAACAACATTTTTGTTCCAGCACAGCGTCCTAACCTCGTCAGCCGAATCCTGGTTAAAGAAGGCGATTACGTCAACAGTGGACAACTGATGGCCGAGCTGGACAATGAAAGTATTCTGCAGTCGGTCAAAGAACTTGAGAACGCCCTTGAACTGGCTCAGACACTTTACGAACGCCAGAAGAATCTTTGGGAAAAGAAGATTGGCACCGAAATTCAGTACCTACAGGCAAAGACCCAGGTTGAGGATTTACAGATCAAACTTAAAAATGTAAATACTGAATTGGAGAAAACCAGGATATACTCACCAATCGACGGGGTTGTTGATCACATAGCGATTAAGGAGGGTGAAGCAGCTATTCCAAATGTCGGGGCGATCAGGGTTGCCAATTTTTCCTCACTTAAGGTTAGGGCAAAATTAGCAGAAAATATGATAGGCCAGGTTAAACGGGGCGATAGGGCGACTGTTGAATTCCCAATTACCGGCCTCAGTCTTGATGCAAAAATTACGGCCATTTCAAATGTAATAGACCCTCAAAACAGAACTTTCGACATCGAATTGTTACTGCCGGATGACAAGAAAATTAACCCCAACATGCTGGTTATCGTAACCATCAAAACATATGAAAACACTGAAGCCATAATTGTTCCTGTGAACGCCCTGCAAAAATCAGATGACGAAATTTTTGTTTTTATTGCATCGAAAAAGAACGACCAATGGATTGCTGAATTAAGAAAAGTGACCACGGGTTTATTTTACAATAATCAAATCGAAATCACCTCAGGTCTTGCAAGCGATGATGTAGTCATTACTTTCGGATTGAACAATGTAACCCTTGGAGAGCCTGTTGATCTGATATTTTCAGCACTTTGA
- a CDS encoding efflux RND transporter permease subunit has protein sequence MNTEKEFSLTNIAVKNRTTVYIFTIILIIAGIVAYQSTPKEKFPEVTFPFFSIATIYVGTSPEDMENLVTYQLEKELKGLKGVKNISSNSIQDFSLIFLEFDTNIDDNRAMQDVKDAVDKAKTNLPPELAQVPNQMPEVTRIDLSEIPILNINLSGELGLVKMKEYAESLQDRIESLQEVTRVDIVGALDREIQVNVDLYKMQAAGITFDHITNAIRLENMTITAGMYKMGTMERNMRVVGEFTDPDQLNYLLLKEGVYLRDIAEIRDDFRDRESYSRMDGKDVVTLNVIKKSGENLIVAIDKIKEIIADFEENTPGNFEIKATGDQSTMTRNNVSDLFNTIILGFLIVTLVLMFFMGIDNALFVAVAIPLSMVIAFIFIPLIGFTMNMVVLMAFILVLGIVVDNSIVIVENIYRIFMTTPNLNIMDATRRSVGEVALPVFTGTLTTIMPFVPLAFWPGLIGNFMVYIPVTLIITLLASMLVAYVMNPVFAVSFMKYRGEKAHERKLYRKESIFLISITVIAVILYVVGIFWAGNLLAFLVIIWLFTKFVIFYFVEKFQQRVIPVIMNAYKSTLSFLLKGIHPYLIIGLTVFLFFFTFYMLGVRTPRVVFFPEGEPNNIFIYISMPSGTDIEVTNRVTQQAEDSVFAILGYNNTDVESVITNVAINAGQNIFERSTQARLAKIAINFQEYKYRTGKSTTKYLEEMRQRIVGIPGAKIIVDREQSGPPTGKAINLEIRGQSDRPYRELIALSESTRLFIDSLNIHGIEDLRSDVEMDKPEIVVKIDRIKANQLGISTVHIGSMLRTALAGTTASKYREGEDEYPINVRLDKQYRDHLDQLLSITAVLPGGQDGSMREIPLSSVAEIEYQNSYGGVIHQQYRPTVTISSNVLTGYNANEIVQQLRTALNSFDLPDGYEITFTGEQEDQAEASSFLTIAFLIAISVVFLILVSQFNSLSKPVIIMLQVLFSMIGIFLLTIIFGMSISVIMTGMGLVAVIGIVVKNAIILIDYIDILINRGYKFKDAVVIGSATRLTPVILTAFSTIFGLLPLAIGMNINFYTIFTELNPHIYFGGDSASFWNPLAWTIIFGLSFATFLTLVVIPAMYYLIYRKRHTEPIAVQSVD, from the coding sequence ATGAATACAGAAAAAGAATTTAGCCTGACCAATATAGCGGTAAAGAATCGCACTACAGTATATATTTTTACCATTATCCTTATTATTGCAGGCATTGTAGCGTATCAATCCACACCAAAGGAGAAATTTCCCGAGGTCACTTTCCCTTTTTTTTCCATAGCAACAATTTATGTCGGTACATCACCCGAAGACATGGAAAACCTGGTGACCTATCAGTTGGAAAAAGAGTTGAAAGGCTTGAAAGGTGTGAAAAACATCAGTTCCAACTCAATACAGGATTTTTCACTTATCTTCCTTGAGTTTGACACCAATATTGATGATAATCGCGCCATGCAGGATGTTAAAGATGCTGTGGACAAGGCAAAAACCAACCTCCCCCCCGAACTGGCGCAGGTGCCGAACCAAATGCCGGAAGTAACCCGAATTGATCTTTCCGAAATCCCAATTCTCAACATCAATCTTTCGGGTGAACTGGGTTTGGTAAAAATGAAGGAATATGCCGAAAGTCTTCAGGATCGTATCGAAAGTCTTCAGGAGGTTACAAGGGTTGATATTGTCGGGGCGCTCGATCGCGAAATACAGGTAAATGTAGACTTGTACAAAATGCAGGCTGCCGGCATTACCTTCGACCATATAACCAATGCCATCCGCCTGGAAAATATGACCATTACTGCCGGCATGTACAAGATGGGAACGATGGAACGCAACATGCGTGTTGTTGGAGAATTTACCGACCCTGACCAACTGAACTATCTGCTCCTGAAAGAGGGTGTTTATCTTCGTGATATCGCTGAAATTCGGGATGATTTCCGTGACAGAGAAAGCTACTCACGGATGGACGGAAAAGATGTAGTGACGCTGAATGTGATCAAAAAATCGGGTGAAAATCTTATCGTTGCAATTGATAAAATTAAGGAGATCATAGCCGACTTTGAAGAGAACACCCCGGGAAATTTTGAGATCAAAGCCACCGGCGATCAAAGTACCATGACCCGAAATAACGTGAGTGATTTATTCAACACAATTATACTTGGTTTTTTGATTGTAACCCTGGTGTTGATGTTTTTCATGGGTATCGACAACGCGTTGTTTGTAGCAGTAGCGATCCCGCTCTCGATGGTCATCGCATTCATTTTTATTCCCCTGATTGGTTTTACCATGAATATGGTGGTGCTCATGGCGTTCATCCTGGTGTTGGGTATTGTGGTTGACAACTCCATTGTGATTGTGGAAAACATCTACAGAATTTTTATGACCACACCCAACCTGAACATAATGGACGCTACCCGACGTTCTGTTGGCGAAGTGGCCCTTCCCGTTTTTACAGGAACTTTAACTACCATCATGCCATTTGTACCCCTGGCATTTTGGCCGGGTCTTATCGGAAATTTTATGGTCTACATCCCTGTTACCTTGATCATTACCTTGTTGGCTTCAATGCTTGTAGCCTATGTAATGAATCCTGTTTTCGCAGTATCCTTTATGAAATACCGTGGGGAAAAAGCGCACGAACGTAAACTCTACCGCAAAGAATCCATTTTCCTCATTTCAATAACCGTTATTGCCGTAATTCTTTATGTTGTTGGAATATTCTGGGCTGGTAATCTACTTGCATTCCTCGTCATTATCTGGTTGTTCACAAAGTTTGTGATCTTTTATTTTGTCGAAAAATTCCAGCAACGTGTTATTCCAGTGATCATGAATGCCTATAAAAGTACTTTGTCTTTTTTACTTAAAGGGATCCATCCATACCTCATTATAGGATTAACAGTTTTTCTTTTCTTTTTTACTTTCTATATGCTGGGCGTAAGAACACCACGTGTAGTTTTTTTCCCCGAGGGAGAGCCAAACAATATTTTTATTTACATTTCAATGCCTTCAGGAACTGATATTGAGGTAACAAACCGGGTAACTCAGCAGGCTGAAGACTCAGTGTTTGCAATTCTTGGCTATAACAACACTGACGTTGAGTCGGTGATTACCAACGTGGCTATTAATGCCGGACAAAATATCTTTGAGCGGAGTACCCAGGCTCGATTGGCAAAGATTGCCATCAATTTTCAGGAATACAAATACCGAACTGGAAAAAGTACAACAAAATACCTCGAAGAAATGCGGCAGAGAATTGTGGGGATTCCTGGAGCAAAAATCATCGTGGATCGCGAGCAGTCAGGTCCACCTACCGGGAAAGCCATCAATCTTGAGATCAGGGGGCAATCTGACCGTCCTTACCGCGAGTTGATCGCATTGTCAGAAAGCACGCGGTTGTTTATTGATTCATTAAATATCCATGGCATTGAAGATTTGCGTTCGGATGTTGAAATGGATAAACCTGAAATCGTTGTAAAAATTGACAGGATAAAAGCCAATCAGCTTGGAATAAGCACAGTTCATATTGGATCAATGCTGCGAACCGCCCTTGCTGGAACCACGGCTTCAAAGTACCGCGAAGGTGAAGACGAGTATCCTATTAATGTCCGGTTGGATAAGCAATATCGAGATCACCTTGATCAATTGTTATCAATTACCGCAGTTCTGCCTGGCGGACAAGATGGCTCTATGCGTGAAATTCCTCTATCTTCTGTGGCTGAAATCGAATACCAGAATTCTTATGGTGGTGTAATCCACCAGCAGTACCGTCCAACAGTAACCATTTCTTCGAATGTACTGACCGGCTACAATGCCAACGAGATCGTTCAACAGTTGCGCACAGCGCTCAACTCCTTCGATCTTCCCGATGGATACGAAATCACTTTCACAGGTGAACAGGAAGACCAGGCGGAGGCATCCAGCTTTCTTACTATTGCTTTTCTCATCGCAATATCAGTGGTATTTTTAATTTTGGTTTCCCAGTTTAATTCCCTCTCAAAACCGGTAATCATTATGTTACAGGTGCTTTTCAGTATGATCGGAATATTTCTGTTGACAATCATTTTCGGCATGAGTATCTCGGTGATCATGACAGGGATGGGCCTTGTTGCAGTGATTGGGATTGTAGTGAAAAACGCCATTATCCTGATCGACTACATTGATATCCTGATCAATCGTGGTTATAAATTCAAAGATGCTGTAGTCATCGGAAGTGCAACACGTCTTACACCGGTAATCCTGACAGCTTTTTCTACCATCTTCGGGTTGCTGCCGCTGGCCATTGGGATGAACATCAATTTTTACACGATTTTCACAGAACTGAACCCACACATTTATTTCGGCGGCGACAGTGCATCATTCTGGAATCCACTGGCCTGGACCATTATTTTCGGATTGTCGTTTGCCACTTTCCTTACACTTGTAGTTATTCCCGCCATGTATTATTTAATTTACCGTAAAAGACACACTGAACCAATTGCCGTGCAAAGCGTTGATTGA
- a CDS encoding FKBP-type peptidyl-prolyl cis-trans isomerase: protein MTKNFLLLPVVLMIINACNQPAEGPDQVLPKDRMDSISYIIGYDYGKGIREQEIKANPFLVYKGIYDALNKEQGLFDDSLQSRLIAEFNQELEVKDAERFNEMLAKNKQDGEKFLEENSKKADVFVLPSGLQYKVMKLGSGDYPSVADSITIHYRAMYLDRTTFDMSYDGGPVDIRINHLVKGLTEGIRLMQPGAIFEFYIPSQLAYGDRNYLDLVPAGSTVIYTIELIAIHNKK from the coding sequence ATGACCAAAAACTTTTTATTGCTGCCAGTTGTCCTGATGATCATAAACGCCTGTAATCAGCCTGCCGAAGGTCCTGATCAGGTTTTACCCAAAGACAGGATGGATTCCATCAGCTACATCATAGGTTATGATTATGGTAAGGGCATTCGTGAGCAGGAAATCAAAGCAAATCCTTTTTTGGTTTATAAAGGGATCTATGATGCGCTGAATAAGGAACAAGGTCTTTTTGATGATTCGTTGCAAAGCAGGCTTATAGCAGAGTTCAACCAGGAGTTGGAAGTTAAGGATGCTGAACGATTCAACGAAATGTTGGCTAAAAATAAGCAGGACGGAGAAAAATTCCTTGAAGAAAACAGCAAAAAAGCGGATGTTTTTGTTTTACCTAGCGGACTTCAATACAAAGTCATGAAATTAGGTTCCGGGGATTATCCTTCGGTTGCGGACAGCATTACCATTCATTACCGTGCAATGTACCTTGACCGGACTACTTTCGACATGTCTTACGATGGCGGACCGGTGGATATCCGGATCAATCATCTGGTAAAAGGGCTGACTGAAGGTATCCGGTTGATGCAGCCCGGCGCCATTTTCGAGTTTTATATTCCATCCCAACTTGCTTACGGCGACCGCAATTACCTTGACCTTGTGCCCGCCGGTTCAACAGTCATTTATACCATCGAATTAATTGCCATTCATAATAAAAAATAA